The genomic segment CAGTTAGCCGGCAAGGGGTATGAATGACAGGCCCGGCAAGCCTAGCAGTGAACCCGGATGCCTTCTGCCCTTGGCCAATCTAGCTAGGCATGCAGCAAATATCCCGCCATTGCAGAGAGGTGCCTTGGTACTTGGCCTTCTTCTGCAGGCAACTGGGCAGGCTGGCATAAGGCACGAACTAGACGACGGAAAACAACTGACGGTGCGGAACCCGGCCGGCTCCTCGCCCAGATCCAGAAGCAGCTGATTCATGGCGAGTCTGGATCATGGCATATGCACGCAGATCATGGCACCGCTCATCCACGACTTGCCTTACGTGCCACAATAAGCCTGGCAACCCCGGTTCACTGGGGGCCTGACACACCCCGCCAAGTGTCAATCCTGCAGACATCACCCCACCACCTTCCACGGCGGGAGCTAGGACCCCAGCCCCGAGAAGACGAGGACAAAGTGGAGGGGAGCTGGAGCTTGAGCTTGGGCTCGGTGCTCGCCCTTGGTGCCACTTCCGCAGAAACAACGCGCTGTTTTGAATCGCCATTTATATTGTTTTTCTGGGAATTTCTCGCCCAGGTCATTTTTCTCTTCAGCATCAGCGTTTCTTCTGCCTACAACAAGTATCTTGCCCCCCAGAGACCACGCCATCCGCTGATTATCGATTGACATTCAGTGTCTTGCGTCTTGAGAGACTCAGAGCAATTGCAGCGGCAACCGGCAAGTCAGCTAGTGATGAGACCTCGCCGATGGAGGGGTAGCCTCTTGGCGAAACCCTGCCAGATGAGGGGAAAGCCCACAATGTGCGCTTGAAGGAATGTTCACGGAATGCCGTTGGGTTCCAAGTCATCCGGTGTTCCGCATTGGGTCAGGACTTATGCCAACCAACAACGCCGGCGATCTGCTTGAGACGACGATATGGGAACGCAACGACATACGCTTATCAATATGATAAAATGTTCCACCCTGCGGGTGATGAATAGGCTCGTCTTTCGGCGGGTACAGCCTTCCTCGCTATGCACCGTATTCACCTTGTTTTGTGTGACAGCACTAGGCAAAGCCAAGCGTCTATTGGACTAGACACGGGATTTAAATGTGACATTGCATCCATGGTCTCGAGGCTCTGCAAGTCGAACAATCCGGGGATCTGGCAGACGTTCAAAGACAAGACATCTGCGACAATTTTATCACCATAAAACGCTAACCTCCTTGACCCGGAGAGTGGATTCCCACCTGTCATCTGAATCGTCCCGACTTATTCTGAGTTAGGTATGAATTGTCTCATTGCCTCAACGTTTGCGCAACCTTGAGAGATTTCACGCATTTCTTCTTCACCGCAATCTCGGACTAGAAACAGGTTCCGGCTTTCCTTGGATCTCGATGAGCGGGACCCCTCGCGAGAAGTTGTTCAGCGAGGTGGATGGTGGGGTTTTCACATTCTCATGCCCTGATCTGATAATTTATGGGTACGGGGAGTCTGACAGCTGCGCTCCACGCTGTGCCGCAGGTACTTCGTATGCGGGTCACCAAGCCAGGTCCTCCGAGCCGACCGGGGGCTGCTGTCCTGCGGCTGCGGCGGGGTTGGTGGGGGATCAGCCGCCGACACGCGGGAACTAACCGTTTACCAGCAGCACTCAGGGGCACTAGGCACTTGCAAAGAGCTTTGGTTCAGCTGCCTAGGAGTTTGCGCCGATTTGCCTTTGCTCTGGGCGCAGAGTCACTGCTATCGTGCCTACTCGCAAGTCAGGATGTCCACATCTAAGTATGATGAGTTGCTCCTTTCTCGACATGGGTACGCATTATTTATAGGAGATACTGACCGCAGTGAAGGCAAACTATCATACGGATGACCATTTTTTAGCTATGATTAGCCATAGAAGTTGGGGTTTATACAACGTGGCCTTGATCCTCGTCACTTACGTCCCATCTCAATGACCATTGACTTACGATGACATCCAATCCCGGACCCCATCCTGGTCTGATATCAAACTGACAGCACAAAGATAATGTCCCCATGCGAGATTGCGACCCTTAAAACAAAAAGTCGTTGTTCCATAATGCGAGACTCCTAATTGTAGACTTCATTCACTCCCGGTGGACGACGAGTTGCAAGTCCATCCCCCGCACCGACGGACTGAACTCTCTCGATGACCACTTTACTCCCTTTGCCATATGCCCCATTTACCCGAAAGGGTTGCGAGACCGCGTAAACTCATTTAATTGACTTATCTCACGAACCGTCCGAGCGGAACGCCCGTGACCACCTTCATAGTAGAGAACAGCCAAGTGAAGGGGAGAGTCGACACACTTGGACATCACGGTGGCCTGACGTCACGCCGTCCCCCCCGCGTTCTATGGTCCCCAATAGTTTGGTTCAGacagaaaagaaaaggtcaAGAGAGGGGAAGTATAGAAGTTATTTGCGTATATACTCTGCTCCGTCCGCTCTCAAATTGCGACCAATGGTGAAAACTTTCTTCCACCCTCTTCCTTGACTGACTATCATAAACCGCCTCGTGAGTGATTCTCTTACGTCGAACATTATCATCCCATCCATAAGGAGAGTCGAATGAGCATTTCGATTGATTATACGATTGTACGCAGAAGAAAAGAAACCTTTCCACACCCTTGTAATGGCATCCTACCCAAGTCACAAACCTCAAACCTCACAGCCTCCTGCGCCTATCCCCATCAAGGACGGCGACGAAGACCAGGGCGATGTGATGAGAGACTACTAAGATGGAAGAGGGCAACTTTGGGGGAGCGACAGGAAACTGGCTTTGATGGAAGTTGAATGGGTTCGGGCCGACACACACACAAAGCTTGGAAGAGGCAAGGAACACTGAGACTGTGATAAGATTACACACGAGCTGAGACGTGAGGGCAAAGGAAGGTAGGCTAATGTTGGAACTACTGAGACTGCAAGCTTGTACGATGTTATGCAATTCGAACTACTTTCTGATTGAACCTTTGCTTTCTAAGACCCCCATCACGCGAAGAAATCACTTAGGTATGCCGGCAGTCCGCTTCACCTACTGCAGACTCCCAGCAAACCTGTTCTCATCTTCCCTCATTGATTCTGGGCCCCTGCATATCTATTCCCCCATTCCAGCTACCCCGGTCTTCAAGCCGGTGCCGCCATTCCAAGGTTCCAGGCCTCATCAGACCACGCCTCTTCCCCTCCCCCTAGCTCTCCCCACGGGGTACGAACGCCTACGGCTGCGCATCTTGACGTGATGATTGCATCTAGCGGGCATGACTAGCCTCCTTTCCTGCTCGCAATACCTACCCCGCCCTATGGTCTGTCCCCTTTGGACGATCCTTCCTAGCTCACCTGGATCTCGCAGGGCAGTGTCTTGATTATCACGCCAACAAGCCACATATGATATCTAAGATATCTTGCAGGGAGAAAGATTGAAACATGTTTCTTGATCTAGCAGAAAGCTTCATAGTAATTGATAGATCCTGCGTAGTGTCTCATCTTACCCCTGGTTCCCTGGATCTCGCAGTAAGCGGGACCGGTGTCAATGTTGAAGACATCAGGTGATGACTCCCCTGCATATacatcggctttctttttgaGGCTTACACCAATCCCAGTGTAATAGACGTCCCTTCGATGAGAAGGATAGGCTCTGAGAAAGCAGTTTCTTCTGGCTCCATAGCCCAAAAATTGGAATAGCTCGAGGCTTTTTCCGAGAGACCCACGCACAAAGATACAATGAAGAGAACATGCCACAGGAGATTTCGTTGAATTGCTACGCATCTGAGCAAGACCTGAGTCTCCTACACCTCACCTTCAGATTCTGAGCAATAGACGACGTCATCAACTACATTTGAACCACACCCGCCCCCAAGAACACGGCCTTCACAGCCGCGAGAACTATTCACACTATCCCAAGCTACTATTCCTACTCGTGATCCATCCAACATATCCACCAAACTCCTCCACGTTCCCGTCTCACAACCAACTCCTCAAGGGCCTCTCCTTCGAGAAACCTGCTCAAATCTGCTGTACGAGGCCATAAAGAGCCAGCACAGGCAAAATGGAATGCCCCCTCACGGGATTGAATCGTGGACCTTCGCATATCACAGCTTACGCGTGCGACGCTCTACCATTGAGCTAAAGGGGCGGGGCGGAGCCGACATCGTCGTCCTGGTTGGGTCGGCGAGCGAGACATCTCCACAGCGATGCCGGCAGACTGTGTGGAGGTATCACTGGTGACTGTGAAGAGGGACATTCAGCGAGTACaacgaggagaagaagcaagACAGGAATGCGAACAGGGAGAAATGTAACGTCTAAATCGTTTCTATCATTAAGCAAGAGGGTATTGGCGGTGGTCTCCCAGTCAGAAATGATGATGCCTTCACTAAAGCCATGCCCGCTCGTGCCTTTATAACTCGAACCCCAATGAGCTATCTACGAGGGCCCAAGCGCGTATTCTACACCTTTCATTTGACAAAGTCCAAAGCCAATCTCTCAGTAAGTTGATGCGAATCACCGTGTCGCCATTCTATCGTTATTTCGTGGTTCAGTCAAGCTGGAAACGTAGCTTGGATGGGCGTGTTGACAGCGGACGTGATGCCCTCTGAAAGTTCGGCGGAGTCCTCTTCACTAGAGACAATTAGTGAAAGCCTGATGATGGTTTGAGCCAAGCCCTGACTTACTTGCACTTCGTCTCCTTAATGCGCGACCCCTTTCCTCCTTTGGATTTTCATCTCCTGCGTCTGTTTCTTTGGTGTAACTTCCGAATAAGTTGAGAATGACATTCTTCGGCAGGGCGTTCTACTCCTTTAGTGACAGAATGCCTGAGCCCTGCGGCCATTTGTTCTCTACGTCAATGAGTTCGATGTCCCCATCAGCATCCCGATCCCCGTCCTTGACAGCAGAGTTAGGGTTTTCTTGCTGGCGTTTGGGGACTTTGACCAAGTCGCCTTCTTTGCCATCTTCCACGTAACAGAGGTAGTAAGGATCGCCGTTGCTGTTGAGAGTCTTCATGACCTCCTTCGTGTCGGCGTTTTCTGTGACGACCCTGTCATTGTATTTGCGCCACACTCCAGCCTCAAAATCGTGAATCCAGACCCAATAATGACCAGCTCTGAGCTGACCACTGTGGCAGATCACTGCATGCAAACGATAAGCATGCTTCTTGTGTTGTGCGAATAGCTGATCAAGCTCCGCTTTGTGGGACTTCAGTTCATCCTCGCGCATGTTGCTGATCTGCTGGCGTCCTTCCACCGTGAAGCCTGTAGGCTCAGGCGGTTCCACTTTTTCAAATGTCTCATCCGACTGTGGAGGGTAGATAGGGAATGTCAGCTCTTGCCCCGCAAAGCTAAGGGACGACGTAGGCATGTCGTTGAGAAGCGACGATGTCTCCTCAGCATCAGTCTTGTCAACGTGTACAAAGTCACTGATGAAACTGTCGATGAGTTGAGTATCCTCGACCGCAGTCTTGGGCATGTTGTTCAGCTGGTCTAGGCGCTGTTGAAGAGCCCAGCCTTTCTGCCGCAACTTGAAGAACTGAGGGTCGTCCGGGGTGTCCATATACCGGTCGAGATACAATGTTTCGAATACCTCAACCGGGTTCATGTTCTTGTGGCCATCGCCTTTCGTTCTCTGGATAAGGACATGTAAGATCGGAGGGAGCTTCTTGATCGACGTGTATCGCATGATATCTGCTTCTCCGGCAGCGACGCGTTGGAGATCAAAATTGCGACTAAGGCCGTCATGAATGTTCGTCGGCCCACCTTCAGCAGGATATGCCGTGATGGCACGCTCCAGAGTTGAGTCTGATTTGTACTTGTCCTGATTGGGGAACTTCGTGTGGTTGGTCAACTCAACATAGAACGTGTCCATGATCGGCTCCCACTGGACCTCATCGGTGGTATCTACCCTTGTAGGCTTAATGGCAGCCTGCAGACGGTTGATGATGCTGCCCATGACCTCTTCAACGTCTTGTTGATCGGTACCTGAGTCTCGGGTCTGTGTTTCCAAGGCCTTGAGTACTCGTTGTTCCACGTTGAGAACGGCTGTATCGAACCCCGTCATTTTGACATCGTTATCGTTCGTGGATCGGGCCGAGGACACCTCGACTGGTTGAGAAACGATTCTGATGTCGGTTTTATCCTCGGGCACGTAATCCTTCTTCTCGTGGTCAACATCGGAAAGGTTGACCAGAGTCTGCGAGCTGACGCTGCTAGCAGACTCAGAGATCGGGTCCACAGTGACGTTAACCATGTCAACGTCCTCGACGTGTTCTGCCGTATGTGTAGGAGGCCCAGGAGCAGGCCTGGCAGGGAGTGGCGGAGGGGCGGGAAACTGGGTGCCCATGACTTCCAGAGTCTTCGGCTCCTCCGCAGTCTTGCTCGGTTGCTTAGCAGGATCTTCAGTCAAGTTCGAGGTCGGCAACAGCACGGCATTGGCCAGACGTTGGGATGGTCGGATCGCACTAGCCTGAGAGCCACTTAGATTGTCCAAGAGTTTGCTCAACTCATCGACGACTATGGGGTGTTAGCAATGGCTCCCTGTGCCTATCATGCTAGAAAAGTACTTACAAGCGCGGGCAACAACCGCCTCGGCACGATCGATTTTGAGCTTGTTGCCGCCGACAAGCCGGCGTTGGATATGCGAATCATCCAGGCCTAGCTCATAGTCTGGGTAATGGGCAAGCAAGTCTTTGATGGGAATGACAGTGTTGAGATACTGAAGAATGCTGTTCAAGTAGCAAGTATTGCCGATGTTCTCGAGACCGACAGGTAAGTTGGCTGAGCTGGAAGGTCTGGCGTCCATCTCCACAGCTTGTGCGGACTGATCCGGAGCTTGAGCCAATAGAGATAAAGTTCTTGCCGCTTCGCGGATTTCGTCGCTATTCCTATCCTCGGCGATAGCTTCCATCGCCTTGATCGCGACTTCCTCTGTAGCTTTGCTTTTCGGATCCTTGTTCAGCTAGAGGGATTGTTAGCGGGGTCAGATGGTCGCAGTTCCGGCTAAATAACTCACCTTGACACTGGACATCATCACAATGGTGCTGTCAGGCCATTGAGGATCTACCTCAAGAATGCGATAGGCTGAGGCGACGTCCATTGGGCCGTTTGCGTGGGTAAGAATGCGATCGCTGTTCCTGTGGCGCCCAATGATCTGTAGCATTTCTCGGGCAGAGTCAGCTTGAGAGGGTGAGTGTTCGATCTTGGTATTGAAGGCAGAAACTACATTATCGTCGCTGGCGGTGTATTTAAGGCTAAAAAATTGGTACGCCTGTGTTTGCAACTCGTCGCCTGCGCCAATGCTATCCGGAGCGGGCATCCCGTCCATGATGGTGAGCTCTTGGATCGCTCGGGTttggaaatcgtcgtcgttTGTAAGGAGAGCGATATCCTTGAGGGCCTCGACAAACGTAGGACGTCGCTTCTCACAAAGGGCCGACTGCCGGGTGTAAGCAAAAAAGATGAGTGCCTTGTCGAAGTCCGGAAGCACTCCAAGAATCCGATGCGCTTCCGTTGCTGTTTGTGCAATCTTGTTCTGGGGGTAGTCAAGACATTGTAGCTCTTTGAAGAGCCTGTTGCCGACATAGGGCCGATTCTCGCCAGTCTTTCCGCCTCTTATTATGACACTCTCCGTCTCGGCCTGCATATCCTCAACAAATGCCCGCAATGCGCTGAGCTCCGTTGGTATGCCGGGGGTGCCAGGTTCGAGAGTGGGCGGGATGAAGTAAGGCTCAAGAACCCCGTCCTTGTCCAGGTTTTCCTCTGTGAACATGATGGCTCTGAAAATGACATAGCATTCTTCGCCAAATACGACCTGGAAGCGCTTATTACGCTGAGATATGTTGCGTGGATTGGGCCTATCCAGCAAGTCTCTGAGATAGGTGTTTAGGGTGACTGGAGCGCTTGTGCACCAATCGTCTCTTGCGTCCGCGAATCGTTCCGGCGACTGCTTCCTGGCTTTTGCCAGATTGTCTAGAATGCGCTGTTCATTGAGAAGGAGGTGTAGCCATTCGCGCTTGAGCCGAGGCCGTGATATTTCGACTGTAACTTGCAGTGTGCAGCGAGGAGCGGAGCAGGCGAAGTGCTCAACAGCGAGTATAGTCTCGCGAATGAGAGGATGATAGTTTGACGTCGACTTGGTCGGTCGAACTGGCTGCTTGATGTTGACGAGATGATGGAGGTAGAAATCTGTGTCTTTTGGAGGGAAGTGGAGAGCATTAGGGCGACACAGACAGACAAGCTGATCTGGGTCCCAACAGGTCCTGATCAAGAAGTGGAAGTCGCAGATCGCGCAGACAGAAGACAGCAAGCCAGGGTTGCGAGTATCTGATGTGCTCTGGTTGCCCACCAGGACGAGTCGATGCGGTACTCCTGGTTTGCTGCAGCGCGCCTGTTGGTCCCATTCGATTCTTGCGAAGGATCCGGAATCAAGGTCAGAGTTGAGCAAGTCTTGGATCCATCTTGGGGCAAGGCGTCCTAGAGAAATGTAAGCATTCAATATCAACGGTCGATGGACAAATTCGGGTGAGCCATAGTGTCGCGAAGACCAGACACGCAATCCGTGCTCATTTGGAATATCCAACGTACCAGTCTTTCCAACCATATTCTCTTTGACCGGCGCAGGGCTGCCTTCCCAGTGCTGGGTAGTCGGTGAATCGCTTGGTGACATGATGGAGTAATGGTCCGTGATGGCCATGCGTTACTGCCTCTTTCGATATGGTATGCTCAATGATGAATCGAAGCTCGCGCTAAACTTTTGACTGGACGCTTCAGTGTGGGTAGACTGGTCGATTAATGCCTCGCATACGACTCCCGAATCGTCATCAGCTTCCCGTTCGGGACCTCGAGTCACAGGTTGGTGGTCGTCTACGAATATGTAGAGTTTCGCTGTAAGTGCTCGGCCCAGCTAGTAGCTCAACGTAGTCAGTAGTGCTTCGGGCGGATCGACGGGCAGCCGTAGTTATTCCTCGTCCCTCTACTGATGTATGCCCGTCAAAGACTATCGCAGCCGTCGGCGAGAATATCTATGTCCGTATTGGAGATGCGCAACTCGATGTATGTTCGGCGGAGGATCGCTCGATCGCGAACGGCAGGGTAGGTTTTGTTAGACGCGGGGCACTGAATAACTGTTAGTTCAAGAAAGCGAGACCAAGTTGCATTGAAGAGAGAGAACGAACAGCGAAGGGGCTTCTTTTGTCGAGGCCGGTTGGTTTGGCTTTGTGGCCGAGAGTGTTTGTCGTGCCGGCCTCAAACGGAGGCCACGCCTAAATCGTGCGGTGCGGTATGCATGCGGGGGAGAGTGGCAGAAACAGCGACGTGGAGGAGAACGCAAGCAGAGCTTGGGGTATCTAAATGCATGTGTAAACAGATAAGAAGACTGTAGACTCCAGGAAAAGACGACGACGTGAAAAGTGTCTGAAAAAGAGGATGGTAAACAATTACGCAGCTTCAATGCGTTAAGGACAGGGACGTACGTACGGGCAAGAGCTACCTCATGCGACCTCAAGGTGGGCAGGTAGTGTGGTGTGTGGCGGGGATCGAGACGTAGACAGGCTGACGCAGCTGGTAGCCTCGCACTAAGCCGTCGCAGTTGAAGGAGCTTAGATCACCTGCAAGGTACTTTGCCAGCGAGAGGAAGCTTCCCTGGTGAGGTTTAGGTAGGTATGTAGCCGCTAACCTCGTCACCGCCTGCCGAGTTCTTTCAGGTCAACCCCCGGCTCGGCATGGGGCGATTAAGGCACGGCGCCTGTGGCTAGAATCACATGGAATGCAGGGATATGGCTTCCATGAACCGTCGTCGGGACCAAGATCAGGTGACCTGGCAAGCGGACCCAAGCTCGTTGGAGGAAAGCTGAGTCATCAAGAAAACTGCATCACCTAATTCTTCTTCCCAAGCAACCAAGGTGCCTACTTACCTCGACCGAGAAAAGACTGGTTGAAACAGATGCGAATTGGTCTCAGGTCATCTTAGCCTGGACTTTCATGTAAGATATGAGTCGATTGTTTCTAATTCGATACAGAAATTAATTTCAAGTACCTTACTTTATGAGCCAAAGCCAAAGGCGGAAACACACCTCACCGAGGGCATACACAGTTGACCTTTGCACGTAGTCTGATTGGCTCTACACCGAAGTGGCACGTGACTGACCCGGAGGTGGAGCACCTGTCGTGGAGCTTCAACCTGACCTCAAACTTCCGCAACATCCCTCACCAACTCCTTTTCCAATTGAGTGTCTGGCCCGCGACTCCGAACCACCCCGCAACCATGGCCGGCGACCACGATACGTACCACTCCAAGGACGCCATCAAGGCGGCCATCTCCTCCTCTGCCGCCCTCGGTGGTGCCGGCTTCTTTATTGCCGCTGTTCACAATGCCCTCCAGAAGCAGAATGTTGGCGCCATGTCCGTCTTCACCCGCAGCGGCGGCATCATCGCCGTGATGGGTACGTCGCCCAATTGCCTTTCGCCAAGTCCAATTGaacgtttttaatactaacgaatgTGCGCAGCGATTGGTGGTGGCGCATACGGCTTCACCAAGTCGGCAATGGCCAACCTGAGAGAAAAGGACGACCCGTGGAACACCGCGACTGCCGGCTTCATTGCCGGTTCAATCCTCGGAATGACAAGTAGGGATACAAACCCCGAGCCTGGGAAGAAGCAATCAAGACAGGATACTTACAAGTCGCGCCTCATACAGCCAGAAGAATGCCCGTTGTGCTCGGCCTGGGTGCTGCCTTCGGCGCATGGCAAGGAGTCTTTGAGGTCACCGGCGGACGCCTCAGAGGATGGAACACGGCCGAAGTTGAcgaagccgatttcgagggCAAGATTGCTCAGCGCGCGGCCAAGAGACGCCCGATCGAGGAGACGATTGCAGAGCTTGGCGAGGGCCGTGGTATGTTTAACTTTTGGAGTACGGGGCTCGATATCCCACAGAGGGCTGACGCGTTACAGGTATCCGGCCGCCGGGCTACGAGGAGCGGAGACGTGAGCGGCTTAAGGAGAAGTACGGTGTTGAGATCAACCCCGTCAAGGCAACTGTCGAGTAAAACAAAGTCAAACGAAACATCAAAACCATCGCCACCACCAATCCACCACCCAGCCCAGCGAGGCATGCTCTTTTATTTCCCGTTGCTTGTACATATACACAGCCTGCGAAACACGTGGGCACATGAAGAGGAGTCTCATCGGCTAGAGGAAATGGAGAATTGTACTATTTTTTTCTCATGCTCTCTGAGCTTCCGCGTGATGTGTGCCTGTCTCCAATGACGCACCGCCGACTGCGTCTCAACAATGGTACGTTCTTGCGTAATGTCGGCATTTGCCAACTTCAATG from the Colletotrichum lupini chromosome 3, complete sequence genome contains:
- a CDS encoding ubiquitin carboxyl-terminal hydrolase yields the protein MSPSDSPTTQHWEGSPAPVKENMVGKTGTLDIPNEHGLRVWSSRHYGSPEFVHRPLILNAYISLGRLAPRWIQDLLNSDLDSGSFARIEWDQQARCSKPGVPHRLVLVGNQSTSDTRNPGLLSSVCAICDFHFLIRTCWDPDQLVCLCRPNALHFPPKDTDFYLHHLVNIKQPVRPTKSTSNYHPLIRETILAVEHFACSAPRCTLQVTVEISRPRLKREWLHLLLNEQRILDNLAKARKQSPERFADARDDWCTSAPVTLNTYLRDLLDRPNPRNISQRNKRFQVVFGEECYVIFRAIMFTEENLDKDGVLEPYFIPPTLEPGTPGIPTELSALRAFVEDMQAETESVIIRGGKTGENRPYVGNRLFKELQCLDYPQNKIAQTATEAHRILGVLPDFDKALIFFAYTRQSALCEKRRPTFVEALKDIALLTNDDDFQTRAIQELTIMDGMPAPDSIGAGDELQTQAYQFFSLKYTASDDNVVSAFNTKIEHSPSQADSAREMLQIIGRHRNSDRILTHANGPMDVASAYRILEVDPQWPDSTIVMMSSVKLNKDPKSKATEEVAIKAMEAIAEDRNSDEIREAARTLSLLAQAPDQSAQAVEMDARPSSSANLPVGLENIGNTCYLNSILQYLNTVIPIKDLLAHYPDYELGLDDSHIQRRLVGGNKLKIDRAEAVVARAFVDELSKLLDNLSGSQASAIRPSQRLANAVLLPTSNLTEDPAKQPSKTAEEPKTLEVMGTQFPAPPPLPARPAPGPPTHTAEHVEDVDMVNVTVDPISESASSVSSQTLVNLSDVDHEKKDYVPEDKTDIRIVSQPVEVSSARSTNDNDVKMTGFDTAVLNVEQRVLKALETQTRDSGTDQQDVEEVMGSIINRLQAAIKPTRVDTTDEVQWEPIMDTFYVELTNHTKFPNQDKYKSDSTLERAITAYPAEGGPTNIHDGLSRNFDLQRVAAGEADIMRYTSIKKLPPILHVLIQRTKGDGHKNMNPVEVFETLYLDRYMDTPDDPQFFKLRQKGWALQQRLDQLNNMPKTAVEDTQLIDSFISDFVHVDKTDAEETSSLLNDMPTSSLSFAGQELTFPIYPPQSDETFEKVEPPEPTGFTVEGRQQISNMREDELKSHKAELDQLFAQHKKHAYRLHAVICHSGQLRAGHYWVWIHDFEAGVWRKYNDRVVTENADTKEVMKTLNSNGDPYYLCYVEDGKEGDLVKVPKRQQENPNSAVKDGDRDADGDIELIDNALPKNVILNLFGSYTKETDAGDENPKEERGRALRRRSASNEEDSAELSEGITSANGDTVIRINLLRDWLWTLSNESEGIIISDWETTANTLLLNDRNDLDVTFLPVRIPVLLLLLVVLAECPSSQSPVIPPHSLPASLWRCLARRPNQDDDVGSAPPL
- a CDS encoding Tim17/Tim22/Tim23 family protein; the protein is MAGDHDTYHSKDAIKAAISSSAALGGAGFFIAAVHNALQKQNVGAMSVFTRSGGIIAVMAIGGGAYGFTKSAMANLREKDDPWNTATAGFIAGSILGMTTRRMPVVLGLGAAFGAWQGVFEVTGGRLRGWNTAEVDEADFEGKIAQRAAKRRPIEETIAELGEGRGIRPPGYEERRRERLKEKYGVEINPVKATVE